The following proteins come from a genomic window of Edaphobacter sp. 4G125:
- a CDS encoding type IV secretion system DNA-binding domain-containing protein: MTDTKWGRKETIVRPPHYPVYSFGAVFISLFVTVLCIYLHFAFAMSPLQRYYVPCYLETGFLGTMRQSSEYQLVTVADRQQHSRPVTEADVQPGFTPQPVGKPIPLALSQAAHSSGVVYLYRGAKVNYQNRHLHMYLRRFVYAGDSFLAIFRVPLWSGLVVFLLQLPFTVHKDVRRLKEMKYGRLLKGPVMVSPKAFNRAIKGDGVGFRTTESKDLMRIPQRAEGQHIELMGDTGTGKTRLIMQLLVQIRERGHSAIVYDPACEFVQRFYDPKNDTILNPLDARCPYWGPSEELRRRAEAKAIAASLYQPTTDKKGEFFTETPQKIFAHLLTFGPSPQELVEWMANPDEIDRRVQNTEMAMMIAKGAQQQRNGVLASLGLIADSLRMLPKKETAHARWSATEWAEERKGWIFITSKPSEREALRPLHSLWIDLLVLRLLNEPKESQHPVWFVLDELASLQRLPQLHTAITENRKSKNPLVLGFQGKAQLEMIYGHLAEVMLSQPTTKIFLRTTEPKAAEWVSNAIGKIEIERLRETHSTGLRAGNNFSLERQVEPLVLDSEVAGLPDRHAFIKLGNHVSRFAFDYWNIPATQPAFVPRSLEDDDLTFEPITLTKKPTRSAPTTDAGVSDTAADDPIETGFSLGD, encoded by the coding sequence ATGACCGACACAAAATGGGGACGCAAAGAGACCATCGTCCGCCCGCCTCACTATCCCGTGTACAGCTTCGGAGCCGTCTTCATTTCGCTCTTCGTCACCGTGCTCTGCATCTATCTTCACTTCGCGTTCGCGATGAGTCCGCTCCAGCGATACTACGTTCCGTGCTACCTCGAAACTGGCTTTCTCGGCACCATGAGGCAGAGCAGTGAGTATCAGCTCGTCACGGTGGCCGACCGCCAGCAACACAGCCGGCCTGTCACCGAAGCCGATGTACAGCCCGGCTTCACGCCGCAGCCAGTAGGCAAGCCTATCCCGCTCGCGCTCTCGCAAGCCGCCCACTCTTCGGGAGTCGTTTACCTCTATCGCGGGGCAAAGGTCAACTACCAAAATCGCCACCTCCACATGTATCTGCGGCGTTTCGTCTATGCCGGCGACAGCTTCCTTGCGATCTTTCGTGTACCGCTGTGGTCCGGGCTGGTGGTGTTCCTTTTGCAGCTTCCATTCACAGTCCACAAGGATGTCCGCAGACTGAAAGAGATGAAGTACGGACGCCTGTTGAAAGGCCCCGTCATGGTCTCGCCCAAGGCATTCAATCGGGCCATCAAAGGTGACGGAGTTGGTTTCCGAACCACCGAATCCAAAGACCTCATGCGTATTCCGCAGCGTGCCGAGGGCCAGCACATCGAACTGATGGGCGATACCGGAACGGGTAAGACCCGGCTCATCATGCAGCTCCTCGTGCAAATCAGAGAGCGCGGTCACTCCGCTATCGTGTACGACCCCGCTTGTGAATTCGTTCAGCGATTTTACGACCCCAAGAACGACACCATTTTGAACCCTTTGGATGCCCGTTGCCCCTATTGGGGGCCGTCCGAAGAGCTACGCCGCCGCGCCGAGGCGAAGGCCATTGCCGCTTCGCTCTATCAACCGACGACGGACAAGAAGGGCGAGTTTTTCACGGAGACGCCGCAGAAAATCTTTGCTCATCTCCTCACCTTTGGCCCCAGTCCGCAGGAGTTGGTCGAGTGGATGGCGAACCCAGACGAGATCGACCGTCGCGTCCAGAACACAGAAATGGCCATGATGATTGCCAAAGGCGCGCAGCAGCAGCGCAACGGTGTCCTGGCATCGCTTGGCTTGATTGCGGACAGCCTGCGGATGCTCCCGAAGAAAGAGACGGCACACGCCCGATGGAGTGCAACGGAGTGGGCGGAAGAACGCAAGGGTTGGATCTTCATTACCTCGAAACCCAGCGAACGGGAAGCCTTGCGGCCGCTGCACAGCCTCTGGATCGACCTGCTTGTGTTGCGCCTGTTGAACGAGCCGAAAGAGAGCCAGCATCCGGTGTGGTTTGTGCTGGACGAGCTGGCCAGCTTGCAGCGATTGCCGCAGCTCCACACCGCCATCACCGAGAACCGGAAATCGAAGAACCCTTTGGTGCTTGGCTTCCAGGGCAAGGCCCAGCTTGAAATGATCTACGGCCACTTGGCCGAGGTTATGTTGTCGCAGCCGACGACCAAGATTTTCCTGCGTACAACGGAGCCCAAGGCTGCTGAGTGGGTATCGAACGCCATCGGCAAAATCGAGATCGAACGTCTACGCGAGACACATTCCACCGGCCTCCGTGCGGGCAACAACTTCAGTCTTGAGCGCCAGGTCGAGCCTTTGGTTCTGGACTCGGAAGTTGCCGGCTTGCCCGACCGGCACGCCTTCATAAAGCTCGGAAACCACGTCTCCCGCTTCGCCTTCGACTACTGGAATATCCCCGCGACCCAGCCGGCATTCGTACCGCGTTCGCTCGAAGATGACGACCTTACATTCGAGCCGATCACGCTCACAAAGAAGCCGACGAGGTCTGCGCCGACGACCGATGCAGGTGTCTCCGACACTGCCGCAGATGACCCAATCGAAACCGGATTCTCCTTGGGTGACTGA
- the mobF gene encoding MobF family relaxase: MLTISKPLSASQAQTYHAKEFTSAEQNYWKQDDRTLGEWHGKLADEFGVAGGVNQEHFARLADGQHPITGEQLVRHRIVQEYEGADGKAVAPVEHRAGWDATFSAPKSVSLTALVGGDDRVRDAHRQAVNVALNGLERYTQARIGGNSPAETTGAFIAAKFEHDTARPVDGYAAPQLHTHTVIFNVTERENGQTRALQERGLFASQQFATAVYQSELTYRLRNLGYEIETGRSGAPEVKGYSQEYLDASSPRSQQIREYLEKSGYQGPEAAQIAAHSTRDRKEIHSPAEVLAAHRQIAAEFGNQADRVVAEARGRAERRSPDLNREDTRQVARQAVTYARDRSFEREAVTDERDLYRDALRRGMSETTYAEVRAGFEARIASGEFQLVPGQKHDSGRQFTTAETIRAEREMLRKMQQGQGRAEQIMSIQAAVAHTEKQQVLNAGQKTAAEEILTSRDVVQGLEGRAGVGKTTLLKSVREAAEKRGYVVEGFAPTSRAANQLRDAGISADTLQGFLARVRQPAPERHLYMVDESSLASTKQVRDFLAKLEPGDRVLLIGDTRQHQGVEAGKPFEQLVNAGMKTSQVDQIVRQRNAPELLKVVEHLSRGEIAEGVTLLEQQGRVTEIGDAQQRIAAIAKSYAASPENTIVVSPDNASRRQINQAVRSELQALGTVATEDHPMRVLAPRSDMTGADRTWAARYSVGDVLYYPRGSQDIGIEKQSYTKVIATQPQDNMLTVQKGDGETVSYNPARLYGVNVYRELEREFALGDRLTFTAPSKELGVANRDLGTVQQIDKDQLTVKMDNGKSVSFDPNQMRHYDHGYAVTSHNSQGLTAERVIVNLDSNINADLINQRFAYVAVSRGSHDAHIFTDNATSLIGKLSHDLAKSSALQVGQQFGTDQGTGFQM; this comes from the coding sequence ATGCTCACCATCTCAAAACCGTTGTCGGCATCGCAGGCGCAGACCTATCACGCCAAAGAGTTCACGTCCGCCGAGCAGAATTACTGGAAGCAGGACGACCGGACGTTAGGAGAATGGCATGGCAAGCTGGCCGACGAGTTCGGCGTTGCCGGAGGCGTCAATCAGGAACACTTTGCTCGGCTGGCGGACGGCCAACACCCCATCACCGGCGAGCAGCTTGTGCGTCATCGCATCGTTCAGGAATATGAGGGGGCGGATGGGAAAGCCGTGGCACCAGTCGAGCATCGCGCCGGTTGGGACGCTACCTTTTCAGCGCCCAAGTCGGTGTCGCTTACCGCTCTGGTCGGGGGCGATGACCGTGTCCGGGACGCCCATCGGCAGGCCGTGAACGTCGCGTTGAATGGGTTGGAGCGTTACACACAAGCCCGCATCGGCGGCAACAGCCCCGCCGAAACGACCGGCGCATTCATCGCCGCCAAGTTCGAGCATGACACCGCCCGTCCTGTGGATGGCTATGCTGCGCCGCAACTCCACACCCATACCGTCATCTTTAATGTTACGGAACGGGAGAACGGGCAGACACGCGCCTTGCAGGAGCGCGGCCTGTTCGCCTCGCAGCAGTTTGCGACCGCCGTATATCAGTCGGAATTGACGTATCGCCTCCGAAATCTCGGCTATGAAATCGAGACTGGTCGCAGCGGCGCACCGGAGGTAAAAGGCTACTCACAGGAATATCTTGACGCTTCCAGTCCCCGCAGCCAGCAGATACGCGAGTATCTGGAGAAGAGCGGGTATCAGGGGCCGGAGGCTGCGCAGATCGCCGCACACTCCACCCGTGACCGCAAAGAGATTCACTCGCCCGCTGAGGTATTGGCCGCACACCGGCAAATCGCCGCGGAGTTCGGGAATCAGGCCGACAGAGTTGTGGCAGAAGCGCGTGGACGCGCCGAGAGACGCTCGCCCGACCTCAACCGGGAAGATACGCGGCAGGTCGCACGGCAGGCCGTCACCTATGCTCGTGACCGGAGCTTTGAGCGCGAAGCTGTCACGGACGAACGCGACCTCTACCGCGATGCGTTACGGCGCGGCATGAGTGAGACCACCTACGCCGAGGTTCGGGCTGGGTTCGAGGCACGCATCGCCAGCGGGGAGTTCCAGCTTGTACCGGGACAGAAGCATGACTCCGGGCGACAGTTCACGACCGCCGAGACCATCCGTGCCGAGCGGGAAATGCTTCGTAAGATGCAACAGGGACAGGGACGCGCCGAACAGATTATGTCTATCCAGGCCGCCGTCGCCCACACCGAAAAGCAGCAGGTCCTCAACGCGGGACAGAAGACCGCCGCAGAAGAAATTCTGACATCGCGCGATGTTGTGCAGGGGTTGGAGGGGAGGGCTGGCGTCGGTAAAACGACCCTTCTAAAATCGGTCCGTGAAGCCGCTGAGAAGCGCGGCTATGTCGTCGAGGGTTTTGCTCCGACATCCCGTGCCGCGAATCAGCTTCGCGATGCCGGAATCTCCGCCGACACCTTGCAAGGTTTCCTCGCGCGTGTCCGCCAACCCGCTCCAGAGCGGCACCTGTACATGGTCGATGAATCCAGTCTCGCCAGCACGAAACAGGTGCGGGACTTCCTCGCCAAGCTGGAGCCCGGTGACCGTGTATTACTTATCGGAGACACGCGTCAGCATCAGGGCGTCGAGGCCGGCAAGCCATTCGAGCAGTTGGTCAACGCCGGAATGAAGACCTCGCAAGTGGACCAGATCGTGCGCCAGAGGAATGCCCCCGAACTGCTCAAAGTAGTCGAGCATCTTTCGCGTGGTGAGATCGCCGAGGGTGTAACTCTCTTGGAACAGCAGGGCCGTGTCACCGAGATTGGCGACGCGCAGCAGCGCATCGCGGCGATTGCAAAGAGCTACGCGGCCAGCCCGGAAAACACCATCGTTGTGTCCCCTGACAACGCCTCGCGTCGGCAGATCAATCAGGCGGTGCGTTCCGAGCTGCAGGCTCTCGGCACCGTCGCTACAGAAGATCATCCGATGCGTGTGCTCGCGCCCCGTTCCGACATGACCGGCGCTGACCGGACGTGGGCCGCTCGCTATTCCGTCGGGGACGTACTTTACTATCCGCGCGGCAGCCAGGACATCGGCATCGAGAAGCAAAGCTATACCAAAGTGATTGCGACCCAACCTCAAGACAACATGCTCACCGTGCAGAAGGGCGACGGCGAAACCGTCTCCTACAATCCCGCCCGGCTCTATGGCGTAAACGTCTATCGGGAGTTGGAACGAGAGTTTGCGTTGGGCGACAGGCTTACCTTTACGGCTCCGTCCAAAGAACTCGGCGTCGCCAATCGTGACCTTGGCACCGTGCAGCAAATTGACAAAGACCAGCTCACTGTGAAGATGGACAACGGAAAATCAGTGAGCTTCGACCCAAATCAGATGAGGCACTACGATCACGGTTACGCCGTCACAAGCCATAACTCCCAAGGGCTCACAGCAGAGCGGGTCATAGTGAATCTCGATAGCAACATTAACGCCGACCTGATAAATCAACGGTTCGCATACGTCGCCGTGTCACGCGGCTCGCACGACGCGCACATCTTCACCGATAACGCCACGTCCCTCATCGGAAAGCTGTCACATGACTTGGCGAAATCCTCCGCGCTCCAAGTGGGACAACAATTCGGAACGGATCAGGGCACGGGCTTTCAGATGTAG
- a CDS encoding ATP-binding protein, producing MIETNPTLEDSIFRIGKVISVDGRLVRVKVDKTKNTSHLLYKGELLRNISVGGYIKIVKGFTTIIGKVEGEFVQEDKVFVKSEYGSERERVSRTLNVSLLGFFKSNKFVRGIKEMPLIDNECFLLHVEEFSQVHNFITPGDQPITLGRLAFERGQDIQVGINGLFASHIGIFGNTGSGKSYTLAKIYRELFARYKDSPNFQKRARFLLIDFNGEYVSEDDNVIVEKEHKHVFKLSTRDDDGDRLPVPRETIDDAKFWVVFLEATEKTQAPFLTRSVESKFLQKKVQDAALLRSYIADTIYAATIANDRNLEKGTILNFLEELTECFPNNESLRTLILDYRDNLQFNGTTRNYYYDDGNFSCYSNQDPFKIEVVYDKVNALALDIDALTPIDQVRLRIVLRYYDEIVKGFSNREHLAPLLKRMDRRIDDLKRVICLQEETPVEAAAKNLRVISLKDVNVQIRKVLPLLICKQLYDDKKNENDPRCYLNLIVDEAHNILSESSERESEQWKDYRLEVFEEIIKEGRKFGTFLTIASQRPSDISATIISQLHNYFLHRLINNQDIKAVERTVSYLDKVSFESLPILPTGTCVFAGLIASVPVVVDIGAIVEKYEPKNKTMTLIDQWEPGPVSSPETT from the coding sequence ATGATCGAGACGAACCCCACGCTCGAAGATTCCATCTTTCGTATCGGCAAGGTTATCTCCGTCGATGGGAGGCTTGTCCGGGTCAAGGTTGACAAGACGAAGAACACCTCTCACTTGCTATACAAGGGAGAGTTGCTACGAAACATCTCGGTGGGCGGCTATATCAAGATCGTTAAAGGGTTCACGACGATTATCGGAAAGGTCGAGGGAGAGTTCGTCCAAGAAGACAAGGTCTTCGTGAAGTCGGAGTACGGCAGCGAGCGCGAGCGAGTGAGCCGCACCCTCAACGTGAGCTTGCTCGGATTCTTTAAGAGCAACAAGTTCGTTCGCGGCATCAAGGAGATGCCACTGATCGACAACGAATGTTTCCTTCTGCATGTTGAAGAGTTCAGCCAAGTCCATAACTTCATCACACCCGGAGACCAACCAATCACGTTAGGCCGCTTGGCATTTGAACGGGGTCAGGACATTCAGGTTGGAATCAATGGACTATTTGCCAGTCACATCGGCATCTTCGGCAATACCGGCAGTGGCAAGTCATATACGCTTGCAAAGATTTATCGCGAACTGTTTGCTCGATACAAAGATTCACCGAACTTCCAGAAACGCGCGCGGTTCCTGCTAATCGACTTCAACGGCGAGTATGTCAGTGAGGACGATAACGTGATCGTGGAAAAGGAACACAAGCATGTCTTCAAGCTCTCCACACGCGATGATGATGGCGACAGACTGCCGGTGCCTCGGGAGACCATCGACGATGCTAAGTTTTGGGTAGTTTTTCTGGAAGCTACGGAGAAAACGCAAGCACCGTTTCTGACCCGCTCTGTCGAAAGCAAGTTCTTGCAGAAAAAGGTGCAGGATGCGGCCCTTCTCCGCAGCTATATCGCCGACACGATCTATGCTGCGACTATCGCGAATGATCGCAATCTCGAAAAAGGCACGATTCTAAACTTCTTGGAAGAACTCACAGAGTGCTTTCCCAACAATGAAAGCCTGAGGACACTGATTCTAGATTATCGTGATAATTTGCAGTTCAACGGAACAACCCGGAACTACTACTACGATGATGGAAACTTTTCCTGCTACAGCAACCAAGATCCGTTCAAGATCGAGGTTGTGTACGACAAGGTCAATGCGCTCGCGTTAGATATTGATGCCCTCACACCGATTGACCAGGTACGACTACGCATTGTCCTTCGCTACTACGACGAGATTGTGAAGGGTTTCTCAAATCGAGAGCATCTCGCGCCCTTGCTGAAAAGGATGGATCGTAGAATCGATGATTTGAAGCGCGTAATTTGCCTGCAGGAAGAAACTCCGGTCGAAGCGGCGGCAAAAAATCTGAGAGTCATCTCTCTCAAGGATGTAAATGTTCAGATTCGTAAAGTTCTGCCGCTACTCATTTGCAAGCAGCTCTATGACGACAAGAAGAATGAAAATGATCCTCGATGCTATCTCAACCTTATTGTGGATGAGGCGCATAACATCCTGTCGGAATCGTCGGAGCGGGAAAGCGAGCAGTGGAAGGACTATCGCCTGGAGGTGTTCGAGGAAATCATTAAGGAGGGACGCAAGTTCGGCACATTCTTAACTATTGCGAGCCAACGGCCTTCCGACATCTCAGCGACCATCATTTCTCAACTCCACAACTACTTTCTGCACAGGTTGATTAACAATCAGGACATCAAAGCGGTCGAGAGAACGGTCTCATATCTTGATAAGGTATCGTTCGAATCGCTTCCCATCCTGCCAACCGGGACGTGTGTCTTTGCGGGACTGATCGCAAGCGTTCCGGTCGTAGTTGATATCGGAGCAATCGTCGAAAAGTACGAGCCCAAAAACAAAACGATGACCTTGATTGATCAGTGGGAACCTGGCCCAGTGTCGTCGCCGGAAACGACTTAG
- a CDS encoding SIR2 family protein, producing MTETQLERLKDVIQDCNLNFLLGSGLSMPYIRTLGNIETLLTEVDKSSLPAAEAQVVRCSLYKLYFDQVMLRNRSILDKDAAAEPVQAAYSGLLRTLNTILQRRKSSLLGKEINLFTTNVDIFLERSLEEIGLEFNDGFNGRFRPRFSLSNFNKSRSKRSLHFDNVSEIPVFNLIKLHGSVTWHLEDDRTMTFSATLDKVGTTAAIQIPDGSLVKVADDAKFDDLATAAKSLKVTKQMEAFITAYEDLLVVNPSKEKFKHTLLNQTYYELLRIFSNELEKDNSVLFVMGFSFADEHIREITLRAANSNPTLLVYVFAHSTESAAAIRSQLGTDIKNANINIIAPNAGPNGDDENYDLVTINRVIFQRMFPDETSNLPATPAKDS from the coding sequence GAAACTCAACTGGAACGGCTCAAAGATGTCATTCAAGACTGCAATCTGAACTTTCTGCTGGGTTCCGGCCTCTCAATGCCCTATATCCGCACGTTGGGCAATATCGAAACACTCCTCACAGAAGTCGATAAGTCATCTTTGCCAGCCGCAGAAGCACAAGTAGTACGCTGTTCGCTGTATAAGCTCTACTTTGACCAGGTGATGCTTCGCAACAGGTCGATTCTGGATAAAGATGCGGCAGCGGAACCAGTTCAAGCCGCATATAGTGGCCTTCTCCGCACTCTCAACACGATCCTGCAACGTCGCAAGAGCTCGCTGTTGGGTAAGGAGATCAATCTGTTTACCACGAACGTAGATATCTTTTTGGAGCGTAGCCTCGAAGAAATCGGGCTTGAGTTTAACGACGGATTCAATGGTCGTTTCAGGCCCCGATTTAGCCTGAGCAATTTCAATAAGTCACGGTCGAAACGAAGCCTCCACTTTGATAATGTCTCTGAGATTCCTGTCTTCAATCTGATCAAGTTGCACGGTTCAGTGACATGGCACTTAGAAGACGACCGCACCATGACCTTTTCCGCAACGCTGGATAAGGTAGGAACGACCGCCGCGATTCAGATCCCCGATGGAAGTTTGGTCAAGGTGGCCGATGATGCCAAGTTCGACGATCTGGCGACTGCAGCTAAGAGTCTCAAGGTCACAAAACAGATGGAAGCGTTCATCACGGCCTACGAAGATCTTCTGGTCGTGAATCCATCGAAGGAAAAGTTCAAGCACACGCTGCTCAATCAAACCTATTACGAACTATTGCGTATCTTCTCGAATGAACTTGAGAAGGACAACTCCGTATTGTTCGTGATGGGTTTTTCATTTGCAGATGAGCACATCCGCGAAATCACATTGCGGGCGGCCAATTCCAATCCGACGCTGCTGGTGTACGTCTTCGCTCACAGCACGGAGTCTGCCGCCGCGATTCGTTCCCAACTTGGAACGGACATCAAGAACGCGAACATCAACATCATTGCACCCAACGCGGGCCCAAATGGTGACGATGAGAATTATGACCTTGTGACCATCAATCGTGTGATTTTCCAACGGATGTTCCCGGACGAGACGAGCAACTTGCCGGCTACACCCGCGAAGGATTCGTGA